One Candidatus Bathyarchaeota archaeon genomic region harbors:
- the ilvB gene encoding biosynthetic-type acetolactate synthase large subunit: MVKMTGAKALIESLKREKVEVIFGIPGGAILPVYDELYEASIRHILMRHEQCAAHAADGYARASGRVGVCMATSGPGATNLVTGIANAYMDSSPIVAFTGQVPKAFIGKDAFQETDIIGITTPITKCNFQITAASQIPKIVKTAFHIASTGRCGPVLIDIPRDTQTEEAEMNFDVRIDLRGYRLNHDPHPLQVKKAVDLLMNAEKPVILAGGGVIASNACSELLSVAELLLAPVATTLLGKGSIPENHPLSLGMVGMHGTIAANKIIQEADVLLAVGTRFADRTTGSVKKFCVDAKIIHIDIDTSEIGKNIRPHIPIVADAKKALKSIYANLVQILQRKERTEWMRKIKEFKDQQEGIVNSKEGLSPPRLLSELRKILPENAIITTEVGQNQMWAALYMKVYKPRTFISSGGLGTMGFGFPAALGAKTACPDQPVIDIAGDGSFIMTEQDLASSVVWGIPVTVIVLNNSVLGMVAQWQRLFYNRRYSAVNLGKVPDFVKLAEAYGAQGVKVGSVEELKEAVMKSLKSEVTTVIDVPISSEENVFPMVPPGGELDKFMVG; the protein is encoded by the coding sequence ATGGTAAAGATGACTGGAGCTAAGGCGCTGATTGAATCTCTCAAGAGAGAGAAGGTCGAAGTAATCTTCGGGATCCCAGGAGGAGCTATACTTCCAGTCTACGATGAACTTTACGAGGCATCAATACGGCATATACTCATGAGACATGAGCAATGCGCAGCTCACGCAGCAGATGGGTATGCAAGAGCTAGTGGACGAGTAGGAGTTTGCATGGCGACTTCTGGTCCTGGAGCAACAAACCTTGTAACAGGAATCGCTAATGCATATATGGACTCTTCGCCAATCGTAGCATTTACGGGACAAGTTCCAAAAGCCTTTATTGGAAAAGATGCCTTTCAAGAGACAGATATCATCGGAATTACAACACCAATAACAAAGTGTAACTTCCAAATAACCGCGGCTTCTCAGATTCCGAAGATAGTTAAGACAGCCTTCCATATTGCTTCCACTGGAAGGTGTGGGCCAGTACTAATTGACATCCCAAGGGACACCCAGACAGAAGAAGCTGAAATGAATTTTGATGTTAGAATTGATCTTAGAGGTTATCGCCTAAATCATGATCCGCATCCACTGCAAGTGAAGAAGGCCGTGGATTTGTTGATGAACGCTGAGAAGCCCGTAATACTTGCAGGAGGCGGAGTAATAGCGTCCAATGCTTGTTCTGAACTACTATCAGTGGCCGAGCTGCTTCTAGCGCCGGTGGCAACAACATTGCTCGGAAAGGGATCCATACCTGAAAATCATCCGTTGTCCTTGGGTATGGTGGGAATGCATGGAACAATTGCGGCGAACAAGATAATACAGGAGGCGGATGTACTGTTAGCAGTCGGAACAAGATTCGCCGACAGGACAACAGGCTCGGTTAAGAAGTTCTGTGTAGATGCAAAAATAATACACATTGATATTGACACATCTGAGATCGGGAAAAACATAAGACCACACATACCAATCGTCGCAGATGCAAAGAAAGCACTCAAAAGCATATACGCCAATCTAGTTCAAATCCTGCAGAGGAAAGAAAGAACAGAGTGGATGAGAAAAATCAAAGAATTTAAAGATCAGCAAGAGGGTATTGTGAATTCAAAGGAGGGGTTGAGCCCACCCCGTCTCCTTTCAGAGCTTCGAAAGATACTTCCAGAAAACGCCATAATAACTACTGAAGTTGGGCAAAATCAGATGTGGGCAGCGCTATACATGAAGGTCTATAAGCCCCGAACATTTATTAGTTCTGGTGGCCTTGGAACCATGGGCTTCGGTTTTCCGGCAGCGCTTGGAGCTAAGACAGCGTGTCCCGATCAACCAGTTATTGACATCGCAGGTGACGGAAGCTTCATAATGACCGAACAGGACCTTGCCTCCTCTGTAGTATGGGGAATCCCGGTAACAGTCATTGTTCTGAATAATTCTGTACTCGGAATGGTCGCTCAATGGCAAAGACTTTTTTATAACAGACGGTACTCAGCAGTCAATTTGGGTAAGGTCCCAGACTTCGTTAAGCTGGCTGAAGCTTATGGGGCTCAAGGCGTTAAGGTTGGCTCCGTTGAAGAGCTCAAAGAAGCGGTCATGAAAAGCTTAAAGAGTGAAGTTACAACCGTTATTGATGTGCCGATTTCCTCAGAAGAAAACGTCTTTCCCATGGTTCCTCCTGGAGGAGAACTAGATAAGTTTATGGTAGGCTAG
- a CDS encoding 2-isopropylmalate synthase gives MIRGSLKWGIALSSNFAERILIFDTTLRDGEQTPGVSLTPEKKLLIAKKLDELGVDIIEAGFAASSEGEREAIRLIAKEGMRAEVCSFARAVKDDIDIVLKCDATSVFLVVPSSDLHINYKLKKTRSDILKLTEECVQYAKNHGLIVELGAEDATRSDPDFLKSLIETGISAGADRVTPCDTVGILTPERAYELYSDLRKAFPKVPIGVHCHDDFGMAVANSIAALRAGADEVHVTVNGLGERAGNAALEEIAVSLKLLYNVETGIITEKLYDLSLLVSRLTGIPVQPNKAIVGENAFVHESGIHAKAILTEPSTYEPIPPQLVGRTRRIAVGKHAGSGGIEAALKEMGINPTGEQLREIMLRVKELGDKGKRVTDADLQTIAETVMGLPKIRAIKLEELTVVTGDHVTPTASVRLNLNGKILTEAATGIGPVDAAINAIRKAVSAVEPIRLEEYHVKAITGGTDAMVEVIVRLRKGDRVATAMGAHGDIVMASVEAMISGMNVLITNHEKTARSR, from the coding sequence ATGATCCGAGGTTCACTGAAATGGGGTATCGCTTTATCGAGTAACTTCGCAGAAAGGATCTTAATTTTTGATACCACTCTAAGAGATGGTGAACAGACACCTGGAGTCTCTCTGACCCCTGAAAAGAAACTTCTTATAGCAAAGAAGCTCGATGAGCTAGGTGTAGATATTATAGAAGCAGGTTTTGCAGCGTCCTCAGAGGGTGAAAGAGAGGCGATCAGACTAATAGCTAAGGAAGGTATGAGGGCTGAAGTCTGTAGCTTTGCAAGAGCGGTAAAAGATGACATCGACATCGTCCTAAAATGCGATGCGACCTCGGTCTTCCTTGTAGTTCCATCATCAGATCTTCACATTAATTATAAGTTGAAGAAGACAAGAAGCGACATACTTAAACTTACAGAGGAATGCGTCCAGTATGCTAAGAATCATGGCCTGATTGTAGAGCTCGGCGCAGAAGATGCGACCAGAAGCGACCCTGACTTCCTAAAGAGCCTAATAGAGACAGGTATCTCTGCAGGAGCAGATAGGGTAACCCCATGTGATACAGTTGGAATCCTTACTCCAGAAAGAGCTTATGAATTATATTCAGATCTTAGGAAGGCATTTCCGAAGGTTCCAATAGGAGTACATTGCCATGATGACTTCGGCATGGCCGTTGCAAACTCCATAGCTGCCCTAAGAGCCGGAGCGGACGAGGTTCACGTCACTGTCAATGGTCTTGGGGAAAGGGCGGGGAATGCGGCTTTAGAAGAGATAGCAGTATCACTGAAGCTTCTCTACAACGTGGAAACAGGAATCATAACTGAGAAACTGTATGATCTTTCATTGCTAGTTTCACGTTTGACAGGCATCCCAGTCCAGCCGAATAAAGCGATTGTAGGTGAAAATGCGTTTGTCCATGAATCTGGTATTCATGCAAAAGCCATATTGACTGAACCATCGACGTATGAACCTATACCGCCACAGCTGGTTGGGCGAACAAGAAGAATCGCGGTTGGAAAACATGCGGGCTCAGGAGGAATCGAAGCTGCCCTGAAAGAGATGGGCATCAATCCGACAGGTGAGCAGTTAAGAGAGATCATGCTCAGAGTTAAAGAGCTTGGGGACAAAGGCAAAAGAGTTACAGACGCAGACCTGCAGACCATAGCGGAGACAGTAATGGGGCTTCCAAAAATCCGAGCGATAAAACTAGAAGAATTGACAGTTGTAACTGGAGATCACGTTACCCCCACGGCTTCGGTTAGACTAAACCTTAACGGGAAGATCTTGACAGAAGCTGCGACAGGGATCGGTCCCGTAGACGCTGCAATTAACGCGATAAGGAAGGCGGTTTCAGCTGTTGAGCCGATACGCTTAGAAGAGTATCATGTTAAAGCCATAACAGGGGGTACAGACGCCATGGTTGAAGTAATTGTCAGACTTAGGAAGGGTGACAGGGTTGCGACAGCGATGGGTGCGCACGGGGATATCGTCATGGCAAGCGTTGAAGCCATGATTAGTGGGATGAACGTACTTATAACAAATCACGAAAAAACAGCAAGATCACGCTAG
- the ilvD gene encoding dihydroxy-acid dehydratase — protein sequence MRSDAVKSGIERAPHRAILKCLGVTDEDFDKPFIGIANSYTEIVPGHMHLDKLVEFVKAGIRAAGGVPFEFNTIAICDGLAMGHEGMHYSLPSRELIADSIEVMVQAHRFDGLVLLTNCDKITPGMVMAAARIDIPSIVVTGGPMLSGIFKGRKVDVTAVFEAVGAVISGKLSAEDLKEIEERAFPGCGSCNGMYTANTMACITESLGLSLPRCATSLAVSSLKARIAKKSGQRIVEMVKEDLRPSKVLTREAFENAITVDMALGGSTNAVLHLKAIAEESGVDLPLKIFDEISKKTPHLCDMRPSGPHDLEELDVAGGLPALMSRLKNKLHLNALTVTGKTVGENIKGAVVYDSEVIRPLEKPIHKEGGIAVLTGNLAPDGAVTKVTAISPKMLVYRGPARVFNSEEEAMAAILNREINRGEVLVIRYEGPKGGPGMREMLSPTAAIAGMGLSESVALITDGRFSGATVGPCIGHVSPEAAVGGPIAAVKDGDIIEIDIPRRRLSVDISESEINKRLAEWKPRPPKISRGYLARYWSMVQSADKGGTFKRPQLG from the coding sequence TTGAGGAGCGATGCTGTTAAGTCTGGAATTGAGAGAGCACCTCATAGGGCCATATTGAAGTGCCTAGGCGTTACGGACGAGGATTTTGACAAGCCATTCATCGGTATCGCAAATAGCTATACAGAAATAGTTCCAGGCCATATGCATCTTGATAAGCTTGTTGAGTTCGTTAAGGCAGGAATCCGTGCAGCAGGCGGGGTTCCGTTCGAGTTCAACACGATAGCCATATGTGATGGTTTGGCAATGGGTCATGAGGGGATGCATTACTCGTTACCATCTAGGGAGTTGATAGCCGACTCCATTGAGGTTATGGTTCAGGCACACAGGTTTGATGGATTGGTGTTGCTGACAAACTGCGATAAGATTACGCCTGGAATGGTTATGGCTGCGGCTAGAATTGATATTCCTTCGATAGTCGTGACAGGAGGTCCTATGCTTTCAGGTATTTTTAAAGGAAGGAAGGTTGACGTTACTGCGGTATTTGAGGCCGTGGGAGCGGTTATATCTGGAAAGTTAAGCGCGGAGGATCTTAAAGAGATCGAGGAGAGAGCTTTTCCAGGATGCGGATCATGTAACGGAATGTACACGGCAAATACAATGGCATGCATCACAGAGTCGTTGGGTCTATCCCTTCCGAGATGCGCAACCTCATTGGCTGTCTCTTCACTAAAGGCCAGAATTGCTAAAAAAAGTGGTCAAAGGATAGTTGAAATGGTGAAGGAGGATTTGAGGCCTTCAAAAGTATTGACTCGAGAAGCCTTCGAGAATGCGATAACGGTTGACATGGCTCTCGGCGGTTCAACCAACGCCGTCTTACATCTTAAAGCTATAGCAGAAGAGTCGGGGGTCGACCTACCATTGAAGATCTTCGATGAAATCTCGAAAAAAACGCCTCACCTATGCGATATGCGTCCAAGCGGCCCCCATGATCTAGAAGAACTAGATGTGGCTGGTGGATTGCCAGCATTGATGAGCCGACTAAAAAATAAACTACACTTAAATGCTCTTACAGTAACTGGAAAAACAGTCGGCGAAAATATTAAGGGTGCAGTTGTTTACGACTCCGAGGTCATTAGACCGCTTGAGAAACCAATACATAAGGAAGGGGGAATAGCAGTGCTGACTGGGAATCTAGCGCCTGACGGCGCAGTAACAAAGGTGACTGCGATCTCGCCTAAGATGCTTGTATATCGTGGACCTGCAAGAGTCTTTAACTCCGAGGAGGAAGCGATGGCAGCAATACTTAACAGAGAGATTAATAGAGGAGAAGTTCTTGTTATACGATATGAGGGCCCAAAAGGTGGACCTGGAATGAGAGAGATGCTTTCGCCAACAGCCGCGATAGCGGGTATGGGCCTCAGCGAGTCCGTTGCTCTAATAACCGATGGTAGATTTTCAGGGGCAACTGTGGGACCATGCATCGGTCATGTGTCACCGGAAGCGGCTGTTGGCGGGCCCATAGCAGCTGTTAAGGACGGTGATATCATAGAGATTGATATTCCGCGAAGAAGATTAAGTGTCGATATTTCAGAGAGTGAGATAAATAAAAGACTTGCTGAATGGAAGCCTAGGCCGCCGAAAATCTCAAGAGGATACCTAGCTAGATACTGGTCAATGGTCCAATCAGCAGATAAGGGAGGAACATTTAAGCGGCCTCAATTAGGATGA
- a CDS encoding ACT domain-containing protein gives MRFDLTLALADRPGQLLRALEPIAKNGGNIISIVHERERPAEGYVPVSLVVDFPSKEKLMAALSDLKAIGVTIIKSEEVVDTKRLTVILVGKIDIKRFIDSRINGVRIAGFEASAPASEDSSFKIDLEVPSSILDNVMIELKRLAKEENALLITPIL, from the coding sequence TTGAGGTTTGACTTAACTCTGGCCTTAGCTGATAGGCCTGGTCAACTTCTCAGGGCTTTGGAGCCAATTGCAAAAAATGGTGGAAACATCATCTCGATCGTTCATGAACGTGAAAGGCCCGCTGAAGGCTACGTGCCAGTAAGCCTGGTAGTTGATTTTCCTTCCAAGGAAAAATTGATGGCGGCGCTAAGCGACTTGAAGGCTATTGGTGTGACAATAATCAAGTCTGAAGAGGTTGTTGACACAAAGAGGCTCACGGTTATCTTGGTTGGAAAGATTGACATTAAAAGATTTATTGATAGCCGCATAAATGGTGTAAGGATTGCAGGCTTTGAAGCCTCAGCCCCAGCATCAGAAGATTCAAGCTTCAAAATCGACCTAGAAGTCCCCTCATCAATTCTAGATAATGTTATGATCGAATTGAAGCGTCTCGCGAAAGAAGAAAATGCATTATTGATAACACCTATCCTCTAA
- a CDS encoding homoserine dehydrogenase — MNTIIIGYGFIGKELVKAIYDKIEVIRGLDRNFRIVGVSTSRGYVFDEKGLDIKKLCGLKDISEYGDNYRPGRSSIELIERSNAGLMVEATPTNIKDGEPAVTFIRCALKKGISVVTPNKGPLVVAFKELEALAAKNDCEFLYEATVAGAIPIFSLVRECLAGDGVIRISGILNGTTNYILSKMHFEETSFSLALKEAQERGITERDPSYDIDGIDAACKVVILANALMNKEARFEDVERVGIRGITQEAIALAKKSNFAIKLVGTIEKNLEVAPKLVPINHPLCVHGTLNAVHIETDLAREITLIGHGAGKETVSAVLNDILTVLRRRGGNI, encoded by the coding sequence TTGAACACCATCATCATCGGCTACGGCTTTATCGGTAAAGAACTTGTAAAAGCTATATATGATAAGATCGAGGTAATCAGGGGGCTAGATAGAAATTTTAGGATTGTAGGTGTTTCTACGAGCAGAGGTTATGTCTTCGATGAGAAAGGTTTGGATATAAAAAAACTATGCGGTTTGAAAGATATTTCAGAGTATGGAGACAATTACAGGCCTGGAAGATCATCAATCGAATTGATCGAAAGAAGCAATGCAGGCTTAATGGTTGAGGCAACCCCAACCAACATAAAAGATGGGGAACCAGCAGTCACATTCATTAGGTGCGCGCTAAAAAAGGGTATAAGTGTTGTGACCCCAAATAAGGGTCCACTTGTTGTCGCATTTAAAGAACTTGAAGCCCTAGCCGCAAAGAATGATTGCGAGTTTCTCTATGAGGCAACAGTAGCTGGCGCAATTCCGATCTTCTCCCTTGTCAGGGAATGCTTGGCAGGAGACGGGGTAATCAGAATCTCCGGCATACTCAACGGGACAACTAATTATATTCTTTCTAAGATGCACTTTGAGGAGACAAGCTTCTCACTGGCACTTAAAGAAGCGCAAGAAAGGGGCATAACAGAAAGGGATCCTTCATATGACATTGACGGTATAGACGCCGCATGTAAGGTAGTTATTCTTGCAAATGCTTTAATGAATAAAGAAGCTAGATTTGAGGATGTGGAGAGAGTTGGGATTAGAGGAATTACACAGGAAGCCATAGCATTGGCCAAGAAATCGAATTTCGCGATCAAGCTTGTCGGCACAATCGAAAAAAACCTTGAAGTTGCGCCGAAACTAGTCCCTATAAACCATCCCTTATGTGTTCATGGAACGCTAAACGCTGTTCATATCGAAACAGACTTGGCCAGAGAAATAACACTAATAGGGCACGGGGCTGGAAAAGAAACCGTCTCAGCAGTCCTTAACGATATCCTCACCGTATTGAGGAGGAGAGGAGGCAATATTTAG
- the thrC gene encoding threonine synthase, whose protein sequence is MHNNHYILRCIDCGAEYDGRLIVYTCMRCDGLLSVEFDFSSIANHLEEVWMKRAFNVWRYRELLPIDNSALIVSLGEGGTSLNRCHRLSGKLGLRWVYAKNEGENPTGSFKDRGMTVGVTKALELGMKKVACASTGNTSASLAAYAAKAGLECLILIPSGKVAFGKLAQALIHGARVIRIKGNFDEALAVIRKICISHPIYLLNSLNPFRLEGQKTIAFEIWEQLAYEVPDKVIVPVGNAGNISAIWKGFKELYHLGLAEDLPSMIGIQAEGAAPIARSMREGLDYVRFIENPETVATAIRIGAPVNWKKAVKAIIESKGIIETVSDEEILEAQATLAKTEGLFVEPASAASIAGLSKLADRRLIERDERVVCILTGHGLKDPDIVMKQCPAPVELEASIDTIVQVMTSERVESPLIVA, encoded by the coding sequence TTGCATAACAACCATTATATTCTCAGATGCATAGACTGTGGAGCCGAATACGATGGCAGGCTTATTGTTTATACGTGTATGAGATGTGACGGTCTACTTTCAGTTGAATTCGATTTTTCATCCATCGCTAACCACCTTGAAGAAGTCTGGATGAAGAGAGCCTTCAATGTCTGGCGTTACCGCGAGCTTCTCCCTATAGATAATTCCGCGCTGATTGTAAGCCTTGGTGAAGGTGGGACAAGCCTGAATCGATGTCATCGCCTCTCGGGGAAACTTGGCTTAAGATGGGTATACGCGAAGAATGAAGGTGAGAATCCAACAGGGTCATTCAAGGATAGGGGCATGACGGTCGGTGTTACCAAGGCACTGGAACTTGGGATGAAAAAAGTTGCCTGCGCATCTACTGGCAATACTTCTGCGTCACTTGCCGCATATGCCGCCAAAGCAGGGCTTGAGTGTCTTATTCTTATACCATCCGGTAAAGTTGCGTTCGGAAAATTGGCCCAGGCTCTGATTCACGGTGCGAGGGTAATCAGGATAAAGGGGAATTTCGATGAAGCACTGGCGGTCATAAGGAAAATTTGCATCTCTCATCCCATATACTTACTGAACTCTTTGAATCCATTTAGGCTTGAGGGTCAGAAAACCATCGCCTTTGAGATTTGGGAGCAACTCGCTTATGAGGTTCCGGATAAAGTGATAGTTCCCGTTGGAAATGCGGGGAACATAAGCGCGATATGGAAAGGTTTCAAGGAGCTTTATCATCTAGGATTGGCTGAGGATCTTCCATCCATGATTGGAATTCAAGCGGAAGGCGCCGCGCCTATCGCCAGATCTATGAGGGAAGGATTAGATTATGTTAGGTTTATAGAGAATCCGGAGACAGTTGCCACGGCTATAAGAATTGGGGCACCGGTTAACTGGAAAAAAGCGGTTAAAGCCATAATAGAGTCGAAAGGAATTATTGAAACCGTATCAGATGAAGAAATACTGGAAGCTCAAGCCACTCTTGCAAAGACTGAGGGCTTATTCGTCGAGCCTGCAAGCGCAGCATCTATTGCCGGACTGAGTAAACTTGCAGATAGGAGATTGATTGAAAGGGATGAAAGAGTCGTGTGCATCCTAACTGGTCACGGGTTAAAGGATCCTGACATAGTTATGAAACAATGTCCAGCTCCAGTAGAGTTAGAAGCCTCGATTGATACTATCGTCCAAGTTATGACTTCGGAGAGGGTTGAATCTCCGCTAATAGTGGCCTAA
- the thrC gene encoding threonine synthase gives MSKKKDRRPLNTLECTNCGNLSESDRPIYLCPKCGGLLQYKVIDPANIDMLRFCGEFTFWRYRSFLPSVVFTATMQEGGTPLYKAKRLSTKIGLHNLYFKDETRNPTCSFRDRCAALIISNVIDLGLASIVCATNGNMGASLSAYSARYGISCHLIVPKIVDIGKMAQMIVYDADIEECGETVDDAILKAEKMAVENSWYQATPELNPLVIEAQKTIAFEIFEQVGVPDWIVISMGSGGTLYSIWKGFLELLEIGLIDNLPRILGVQSDGCSPIVDAYYRIDRERRKPRTHAIAIFVRKPIFKDLAIKAIRESQGSAITVKDEEIFSAEQEIARLEGLFAEPASSGTVAAIKKIVHASLIERDEKVVCVIGGSGLKATDVLQALSRRRKTALVGADLSTKEKILRILEKGDAYGYQIWKELGRTLTRSAVYQHLDDLSKRGLTHVSISEGRKYFGITEKGKRILKAIEDVKAIL, from the coding sequence ATGAGTAAAAAAAAGGATAGAAGACCGTTGAATACTCTTGAATGCACGAACTGCGGCAACTTATCGGAATCTGACCGTCCAATTTACTTGTGCCCCAAGTGCGGCGGTCTACTCCAATACAAAGTAATTGACCCCGCGAATATCGATATGCTGAGATTCTGCGGCGAGTTTACCTTCTGGAGATATCGAAGTTTTCTGCCGAGTGTGGTGTTCACGGCAACTATGCAAGAGGGAGGGACCCCACTTTACAAGGCAAAACGGCTCTCAACAAAGATCGGTCTGCATAACCTTTACTTCAAAGATGAGACGAGAAATCCAACCTGTTCATTCCGAGACAGATGCGCAGCTCTCATAATTTCAAATGTTATAGATCTGGGGCTCGCATCCATCGTATGTGCAACTAACGGCAATATGGGCGCATCATTATCAGCTTACTCTGCAAGGTACGGAATTAGTTGCCATCTTATAGTCCCTAAAATTGTAGATATTGGGAAGATGGCGCAGATGATTGTATACGATGCAGATATAGAGGAATGCGGTGAGACTGTTGATGATGCAATTCTCAAAGCTGAGAAGATGGCTGTAGAAAATAGCTGGTATCAAGCAACCCCTGAGCTGAACCCGCTAGTCATTGAGGCCCAAAAGACAATAGCCTTTGAGATATTCGAGCAGGTGGGCGTTCCAGACTGGATCGTAATATCCATGGGAAGCGGGGGAACCCTCTATTCAATTTGGAAGGGATTTTTGGAGCTTCTAGAGATTGGCTTAATAGATAATCTGCCAAGGATCTTGGGAGTCCAATCGGATGGATGTTCACCAATAGTAGATGCCTATTATAGGATAGATAGAGAAAGAAGAAAGCCGCGGACCCACGCTATTGCAATATTTGTGCGAAAACCGATCTTTAAAGATTTAGCAATCAAAGCGATTCGAGAATCACAAGGCTCGGCAATTACTGTAAAGGACGAAGAAATATTCTCGGCAGAGCAGGAAATTGCAAGGCTTGAAGGACTATTTGCCGAACCTGCAAGCTCAGGAACCGTCGCCGCGATTAAGAAGATTGTACATGCATCTCTCATTGAACGAGATGAAAAAGTAGTTTGTGTTATAGGCGGAAGCGGATTGAAAGCTACAGACGTGTTGCAGGCCCTTTCTAGGAGACGCAAGACTGCGCTTGTTGGAGCAGATCTTAGTACGAAAGAGAAGATTCTTCGCATACTGGAGAAGGGCGATGCATATGGATATCAGATTTGGAAGGAGCTTGGCAGGACATTGACCAGATCAGCAGTATATCAGCATTTAGATGATCTCAGTAAACGCGGGTTGACCCATGTGTCCATTAGTGAGGGACGAAAGTATTTTGGAATAACAGAGAAGGGGAAAAGAATTCTTAAAGCCATTGAGGATGTTAAAGCGATACTATAG
- a CDS encoding ECF transporter S component yields MHKKLSATIISIATISTSLVLVATVVFSISVPATQGFFNIGESMIFLTSLLFGPKVGAFAGGVGSMLADLFLGYPHYAPGTLIIKAAEGFVVGIIKKNNPKFRSIIYWKIFTLIFGLVAGGLLTLIGTMYYSGHMDISLGNTSFSLFVPQEFWIFLGTILTLSIATVGFKTEPEFGWTVFSVLCGGFVMVSGYFIYQTFFIGWLFGVQVWGLAEIPINIGQMIVGATIALPAARIIGRAFPQN; encoded by the coding sequence ATGCATAAAAAGCTTTCTGCTACCATCATCTCCATAGCTACGATATCAACATCCCTTGTCCTAGTCGCGACCGTAGTATTTTCTATAAGTGTACCCGCAACTCAGGGGTTTTTCAATATAGGCGAGTCAATGATATTTCTAACTTCTTTACTGTTCGGCCCAAAAGTAGGAGCCTTTGCGGGCGGGGTGGGATCGATGCTAGCAGATTTATTTCTTGGTTATCCCCATTATGCCCCCGGCACTCTTATCATTAAAGCGGCTGAGGGTTTTGTGGTCGGCATCATAAAAAAGAATAATCCTAAATTCAGATCTATTATTTATTGGAAGATTTTTACCCTCATTTTCGGCCTAGTAGCTGGAGGCCTCCTTACATTGATAGGAACTATGTACTATAGCGGCCACATGGACATATCTTTAGGGAATACAAGCTTTTCATTGTTTGTACCTCAAGAGTTCTGGATCTTTCTAGGCACCATTCTCACACTATCAATAGCTACTGTCGGATTTAAGACTGAACCTGAATTCGGGTGGACTGTGTTCTCAGTTTTGTGCGGCGGGTTTGTGATGGTTTCAGGTTATTTCATTTATCAGACATTCTTTATCGGGTGGCTCTTTGGCGTACAAGTTTGGGGACTAGCAGAAATACCCATTAATATTGGTCAGATGATAGTCGGCGCAACAATCGCTCTTCCCGCAGCAAGGATCATTGGGCGAGCGTTTCCTCAAAACTAA
- a CDS encoding metallophosphoesterase family protein: protein MKAIIGTDFHGDQSSFKSFANVAEKEDVDVIIVCGDITNFGTPEDAKQLMATVTVINRLVLFVPGNCDPPSLTELKMDGAYCIHGTSFEFQGFNFIGLGGSPKTPFGTPLEMTEEEISRVLDAAVGSIINVNPIVLVSHSPPFNTRLDRTSLGIHVGSLSIRRFIEEKRPLAVFCGHIHEARGKDQIDGTVLVNPGPARHGSFVLARLNNNDVSLEFSPRALRGNI from the coding sequence TTGAAAGCTATAATAGGAACAGACTTTCACGGGGACCAGAGCTCCTTCAAAAGTTTCGCTAATGTGGCTGAAAAAGAAGATGTTGATGTCATAATTGTCTGCGGCGACATTACAAATTTTGGCACCCCAGAAGATGCGAAGCAGCTTATGGCAACCGTTACAGTCATAAATCGACTAGTTCTGTTTGTTCCAGGAAATTGCGATCCACCGTCATTGACAGAATTGAAGATGGATGGTGCTTATTGTATACATGGCACATCTTTTGAGTTTCAAGGCTTCAATTTCATAGGTTTAGGTGGAAGCCCAAAGACCCCGTTTGGAACCCCTTTGGAGATGACTGAGGAAGAGATTAGCCGCGTCTTGGATGCTGCTGTAGGCTCTATCATTAATGTTAATCCGATTGTCCTAGTATCTCACTCTCCACCATTTAACACGAGATTGGACAGAACTTCACTAGGCATTCATGTTGGCAGCCTAAGCATTAGAAGGTTCATAGAGGAAAAAAGGCCTTTGGCGGTCTTCTGCGGGCACATCCATGAGGCGAGGGGAAAAGATCAGATTGATGGAACAGTTCTGGTTAATCCTGGACCAGCAAGACATGGTAGCTTTGTCTTGGCAAGATTAAATAATAATGATGTCTCATTGGAATTCAGCCCACGTGCGCTTAGGGGCAATATTTAA